A genomic region of Larimichthys crocea isolate SSNF unplaced genomic scaffold, L_crocea_2.0 scaffold33, whole genome shotgun sequence contains the following coding sequences:
- the LOC104937928 gene encoding chymotrypsin-like protease CTRL-1: MEVKLLVCGVVLVTLMVTGSNATSDVCGSAPLNTRNTRIVRGETASAGAWPWQVSLHRFSRHFCGGSLINDQWVLSAAHCLLRNGEPISTSSVTVFLGRETQQLPNNNEVSRGVSRFIIHPEFNSTTNNNDMSLLQLSSPVTFTNFIRPVCLASAGSVLNAGTTSFVTGWGSIRDIVPLPAPQRLQEVSLPIVSNSRCNRLYNGEITNNMICAGLEEGGKDACHGDSGGPLVVKNGSRWVVVGVVSFGEGCADPNFPGVYTRVSRFESWINHQIGNSQPGNSQSGNSQPGNSQPGNRQPGTSQPGTSQPGTSQPGTSQPGTSQPGTSQPGTSQPGTSQPGTSQPGTSQPGTSQPGNSQPGNSQPLSESSSSSSPTSTLRR; the protein is encoded by the exons ATGGAGGTCAAACTGTTGGTTTGTGGTGTCGTGCTCGTGACTTTAATGGTTACAG GAAGCAACGCAACGTCAGACG TTTGTGGCAGTGCGCCGCTCAACACGAGGAACACGAGGATCGTGAGAGGTGAGACGGCTTCTGCAGGTGCGTGGCCCTGGCAGGTCAGTCTGCATCGGTTCTCCCGTCATTTCTGTGGAGGCTCCCTGATCAACGACCAATGGGTCCTGTCTGCTGCTCACTGTCTGCTCAG AAACGGTGAGCCCATCAGCACATCCAGTGTCACCGTTTTCCTCGGACGTGAGACCCAACAGCTCCCGAACAATAACGAAGTGTCCCGCGGAGTGTCCCGGTTCATCATCCATCCAGAGTTTAACAGCACAACGAACAACAACGACATGTCCTTGTTGCAGCTGTCCTCACCTGTGACCTTCACCAACTTCATCAGGCCGGTGTGTCTGGCGTCGGCCGGCAGCGTCTTGAATGCCGGGACAACCAGCTTTGTCACCGGATGGGGATCAATCCGAGATATTG tccCCCTTCCTGCCCctcagaggctgcaggaggTGAGTCTTCCCATCGTGAGCAACAGTCGGTGTAACAGGTTGTATAATGGAGAAATCACGAACAACATGATCTGTGCCGGGCtggaagaaggaggaaaggacGCCTGCCAT GGGGATTCAGGCGGCCCACTGGTGGTTAAGAACGGGTCTAGGTGGGTCGTGGTTGGAGTGGTAAGTTTTGGAGAAGGCTGTGCTGACCCCAATTTCCCAGGAGTCTACACCCGAGTGTCCAGGTTCGAGTCCTGGATCAACCACCAGATCGGCAACAGCCAGCCCGGCAACAGCCAGTCTGGCAACAGCCAGCCCGGCAACAGCCAACCCGGCAACCGCCAGCCCGGCACCAGCCAGCCCGGCACCAGCCAGCCGGGCACCAGCCAGCCCGGCACCAGCCAGCCGGGCACCAGCCAGCCCGGCACCAGCCAGCCGGGCACCAGCCAGCCCGGCACCAGCCAGCCGGGCACCAGCCAGCCCGGCACCAGCCAGCCGGGCACCAGCCAGCCCGGCAACAGCCAGCCCGGCAATAGCCAACCA